The nucleotide sequence AAGCGAGGATAGCGGCCATCGGTGTGTCGATCTGCCGTGGCGTGGGGCACGTCGTCGTGCCTTCGGGACACTTCAATAGGGGCGAAACTCAGCCAGCCCGAGCCGGTTTTCAGCCCAAGCTGCGGTGGTGGCTGCGGCGCGGATGAGCCGGGGCAGGATAGAACGCAAGTCATAGCGGCGGTTGAACCGGTACTGGAAGTCGGCCAGATAGCGCGATGCGTACTTGGCAAACTTGAAGGCGTGGTAGGTGTCGGTAATCGCATTCTTGAGGTTGCCCCGCATGATGTTGACCCATCGAAACTCGGGATGGCTGGCCGAGGCGCGGCCTGAGCCGGTGACGATCGCCAGATGACTCGCGACTTCCGCACGCAGCGCCCGAAACGCCGGCAGCCCGTCCGATACGACCTGGGTGTCTGCCGTCAGCGCATCGTTGGCCCAGTCAGCCACCGCCTCGGATGTGAAGGGCATACAACAGATTACGACTTGATGCGGCTTGCCCTCGTCCACGGTCGAGACCGCCATGACGAACGGAATCTTGTTCGGCGATCCCCAGCCGTGTTGGCCGGGCTCAGCGGCTCGCTCGCCGCCCAGGTAGGCGTCATCGATCTCGACCCGACAACTGGCGCCTGGATTCACGCTCGACCATCACCTGCATCAGTTTCTGCTTGATCTGCCAGGCCGATCGGTAACTCACCCCGAGCTGGCGTCGCAACTCGAGTGCCGACACGTTGTTCTTGGCTTGGGTCATCCGATGCATGGCCAGAAACCAGGTCGTCAAGGGGAGTTTGGTCGAGGCGAAGATCGTACCGGACGTCACCGTCGTCTGATGTCGACACCGCTGGCACTGCCAGTGCGTGCGACCGGCGCGCTCGAACGTCGTATGCCGCCGGCCACGACACGCCGGGCAAGCAAAGCCACTCGGCCAACGGTCGGCGGCTACGGCCTGCTCGCATTGCGCTTCGGTGCCATACCGTTGCATGAACCCGGGCATCGATAACCCCGGCTGCATCTGGACGCGATTCGTCGCCATGACTTCTCTCCTCGGTTGTCATGGTCTTGATTATCCGGAGACGCTGGGTGATTTCCTGACCCAGCTGAGTTTCGCGCCTAATCAAGTACTTGCATACAGCTGCGTTGCGCGCCTTATTGTGAACGTTAACCGGCCGCTTCACGTGTAGAGCGGACTGAGTATGACCGAAGCGCGATCGGCCGCAGAGCGTCGAGGACTGAATCCATCAGGGCTGACTGATGAGATGACAAGCTCTGGACTGCTGGTTCGGGTGTTCAACTTGGCTATATTGTTCTGCCAAGTCTGCGGCAGAAAATTGGTCTGGGACAGTCCGCGATAGCTGCAAGATTCACGCGCGGATTGATCAGCCGTGATGGAATTGCCCGCCAGAGCGCCGGGGAGATTCCGGAGGCGAGGTCTCGAGTTCGTGGACGGCTTTACAGAGATCGTCGAGCAACAGATCGGCCATGTCGCGTGAGAATCCCTCGCGTACCACGATGCGGAGTACAGCGACGGATTCGGCCTCGGGCGGCATGGTGTAGGCCGGTACCTGCCAGCCGCGCACGCGCAGCCGCTCAGAAACGTCGTATACCGAATACCTCGAAGTTTCCTTGAGCCTGAACGCGAATACGGGAATGGTGTCGCCCCGGCTCAGCAGCTCGAAATGACCGAGTTTTTCGATGCGTCCGGCCAGTCCGGTGGCCGTTTCCTGCAGCGTATGCATGATGCGGGTGTAGCCCGCGTGGCCCAGGCGCAGGAAATTGTAATACTGTCCGATAACCTGATTGCCTGGGCGCGAGAAGTTCAGCGTGAAGGTGGGCATGTCCCCGCCCAGGTAATTCACGTGGAAGACCAAGTCGTCCGGCAGATGCTCCTTGTCACGCCACAGTACCCAGCCGACACCCGGGTAGACCAGCCCGTACTTGTGGCCCGAGGTGTTGATTGAGACCACGTTGGGCAGACGGAAGTCCCAGCGCAGTTCGGGGTGGATGAACGGGGCGACGAAGCCGCCGCTGGCCGCGTCGATATGCAGCGGCACGGCCAGGCCGTGAGCCGCGTTATAGGCCAGGACGGTATCGTGGATGGCCTGGATGGGATCGAACTCGCCGGTGAAGGTGGTGCCCAGTATGGCTACCACCCCGATAGTGTTTTCATCGACGCGGCTGGTCACTTCCTCCGGGGTGATCACGTAGCGGCCCTCGCGCATGGGGATATAGCGCGGCTCCACCTCCCAGTAGCGGCAGAACTTCTCCCACACGACCTGCACATTGCTGCCCAGAATCAGGTTGGGCCGGTCGGCTGGCTGGCCCGCGGCCTCCCGCCGGGCTCGCCAGCG is from Salinisphaera sp. LB1 and encodes:
- a CDS encoding glutamate decarboxylase, giving the protein MVKKLKPDAELAPTYGSRVMSRPVPKYALPQSEMPPRTAYQLIHDELMLDGNARLNLASFVTTWMEPEAERLMAETFDKNMIDRDEYPQTAEIETRCVNMIARLFNAPKDADPVGVSAIGSSEAVMLAGMALKWRWRARREAAGQPADRPNLILGSNVQVVWEKFCRYWEVEPRYIPMREGRYVITPEEVTSRVDENTIGVVAILGTTFTGEFDPIQAIHDTVLAYNAAHGLAVPLHIDAASGGFVAPFIHPELRWDFRLPNVVSINTSGHKYGLVYPGVGWVLWRDKEHLPDDLVFHVNYLGGDMPTFTLNFSRPGNQVIGQYYNFLRLGHAGYTRIMHTLQETATGLAGRIEKLGHFELLSRGDTIPVFAFRLKETSRYSVYDVSERLRVRGWQVPAYTMPPEAESVAVLRIVVREGFSRDMADLLLDDLCKAVHELETSPPESPRRSGGQFHHG